From Nymphalis io chromosome 10, ilAglIoxx1.1, whole genome shotgun sequence, a single genomic window includes:
- the LOC126771501 gene encoding T-cell activation inhibitor, mitochondrial — protein sequence MYCRFKIRCLVGTMSRSLSSAEVSTALRPFYFSVHPDLFGKYPEQRKINENSLQLLSALIEAQQSSKNMAIPVLPFYLRQKDMPDGNFKLVKIHLNSKNVRETVVKVLSACDISTHYIDKIPRSPTKSDGSKIDFTRAYEEYNRDFQKATDMKQKVEKKKAITNIIDWVYENSDDGKEKYELTRATRHQVTTLIENLRKTYGIKEVKYDSGWNISHIRGALQSLTAMASQYSKYMGNLKGRTIALGQFTGVSLDGDVFLNIIDVRNEWLSLIKKVDQEDTALTEIPNYEKALSSILRDIHICRRKFMPKVSAAQYCSHLRQLITSIGDFYGNGKKIPESVPESLNKYEIVVEPEAGPLMVSPTGQFITPSSCPADELIPFIAKHLDEATLLLTEYSINKHIEKALCKEVKERFGLIDLNKDDSITPGLMILCCQRLLTRIDKLEMKLRGNIIYVTHYYSVLSEGVLCIPWNFK from the exons atgtaTTGCAGATTTAAAATACG ATGCCTAGTTGGGACAATGAGCAGATCTTTGAGCTCCGCAGAGGTGTCCACTGCATTAAGACCATTCTATTTTAGCGTACATCCCGACTTATTTGGAAAATATCCAGAACAAAGA aaaataaatgaaaactcaCTACAATTACTAAGTGCTTTAATAGAAGCTCAGCAATCTAGTAAAAACATGGCTATACCAGTTCTGCCATTCTATTTAAGACAGAAAGATATGCCAGATG GTAATTTCAAATTAGTTAAAATTCATCTAAATAGCAAAAATGTTAGAGAAACAGTAGTTAAAGTTTTAAGTGCCTGTGATATATCGACACATTACATAGATAAAATACCAAGAAGTCCAACTAAGTCTGACGGGAG taaaattgaTTTTACGAGAGCATATGAAGAATATAATAGGGACTTTCAAAAAGCCACAGATATGAAacaaaaagttgaaaaaaagaaagcaattactaatataat agACTGGGTGTATGAAAACAGTGATgatggtaaagaaaaatatgaattgaCAAGAGCGACAAGACATCAAGTAACAACTCTTATTGAAAATCTCCGCAAAACATATGGTATAAAAGAA GTTAAATATGATAGTGGATGGAATATAAGTCACATAAGAGGTGCACTTCAAAGTCTCACAGCGATGGCATCTCAGTATTCGAAGTACATGGGCAATTTAAAAG gcaGAACAATTGCGTTAGGTCAATTTACAGGTGTCAGCTTAGATGGAGATGTGTTCCTTAATATTATTGATGTTAGAAATGAATGGCTATca ctcATCAAAAAGGTTGATCAAGAAGACACTGCCTTAACAGAGATTCCAAATTATGAGAAAGCTCTTTCTAGTATACTTAGAGATATACACATTTGTAGAAG aaagttCATGCCAAAAGTATCAGCAGCACAATACTGTAGCCATCTTAGGCAATTGATTACTTCCATTGGGGATTTTTATGGTAATGGAAAGAAAATTCCAGAATCTGTACCCGAATCtctaaacaaatatgaaatcgTTGTTGAACC TGAAGCAGGCCCTTTGATGGTTTCGCCAACTGGTCAGTTCATAACGCCGTCGTCGTGCCCTGCAGATGAACTTATACCGTTTATCGCTAAACATCTCGACGAGGCTACTTTACTTCTCACAGAATATAGCAT aaataaacataTAGAAAAGGCATTATGCAAAGAAGTTAAGGAAAGATTTGGATTAATAGATCTTAATAAAGATGACAGCATAACCCCGGGACTCATGATTCTTTGTTGCCAAAGACTTCTCACTCGAATTGACAAACTCGAAATG aaattgcgtggaaatattatttatgtgacCCACTATTATTCAGTGTTGTCCGAAGGCGTGCTATGCATACCatggaattttaaataa